A single genomic interval of Anolis carolinensis isolate JA03-04 chromosome X, rAnoCar3.1.pri, whole genome shotgun sequence harbors:
- the vps33a gene encoding vacuolar protein sorting-associated protein 33A codes for MAAHLSAGRVNFMALREAGRKELREFLDKCAGSKAIVWDEYLTGPFGLIAQYSLLKEHEVEKMFTLKAGRLPVADVKNIIFFVRPRLELMDIIAENVLSEDRIRCPQRDFHILFVPRRSLLCEQRLKDQGVLGSFIHREEYSLDLIPFDSDLLSMESESAFKECYLENDQTSLYHAAKGLMTLQALYGTIPQIFGKGECARHVANMMIRMKREFSGSQNPIFPVFDTLLLLDRNVDLISPLATQLTYEGLIDEIYGIQNTYVKLPPEKFAPKKQGEGGKDLPTEPKKLQLNSAEELYAEIRDKNFNAVGSVLSKRAKIISAAFEERHHAKTVGEIKQFVSQLPHMQAARSSLANHTSIAELIKDITTSEDFFDNLTVEQEFMSGIDTDKVNTFIEDCIAQKHPLIKILRLVCLQSVCNSGLKQKVLDYYKREILQTYGYEHILTLNNLEKAGLLKAQLCSRNNYPTIRKTLRLWMDDVNEQNPNDISYVYSGYAPLSVRLAQLLARPGWRSIEEVLKMLPGPHFEERQQLPTGLQKKRQHGENRVTLVFFLGGVTYAEIAALRFLSQMEDGGTEYVIATTKLINGTSWIKSLMEKLEPPPF; via the exons GCCATTGTGTGGGATGAATACCTTACCGGGCCATTTGGATTAATTGCGCAGTACTCGCTTCTAAAG GAACATGAGGTGGAGAAAATGTTCACCCTGAAAGCAGGGCGCCTGCCAGTTGCAGATGTCaagaatattattttctttgtccGGCCAAGGCTTGAGCTCATGGATATCATTGCTGAAAATGTACTCAG TGAAGACCGGATCCGTTGCCCACAGCGAGATTTCCACATCTTGTTTGTGCCCCGTCGCAGCTTGTTATGTGAACAGCGGCTGAAAGATCAGGGTGTCCTGGGCTCCTTCATTCACAGAGAGGAGTACAGTctggacctcatcccatttgaTAGCGACCTGTTGTCCATGGAATCTGAAAGTGCCTTTAAA GAGTGTTACTTGGAGAATGACCAGACCAGCCTTTACCACGCAGCTAAGGGACTCATGACTCTCCAGGCCCTTTATGGAACAATCCCACAGATCTTTGGGAAGGGAGAGTGCGCACGG CATGTAGCAAATATGATGATCAGGATGAAGCGTGAGTTCTCTGGCAGCCAGAATCCCATCTTCCCGGTCTTCGATACCCTCTTGCTTCTTGACCGCAATGTAGACTTGATCTCACCACTGGCCACCCAACTGACATACGAAGGGCTTATTGATGAGATCTATGGCATTCAGAATA CTTATGTGAAACTCCCTCCTGAAAAGTTTGCTCCCAAGAAACAGGGGGAAGGGGGCAAGGACCTCCCCACGGAGCCCAAGAAGCTGCAGCTGAATTCGGCCGAGGAGCTCTATGCCGAGATCCGAGATAAGAACTTCAATGCCGTTGGCTCGGTGCTGAGTAAGCGGGCCAAAATCATCTCGGCCGCATTTGAG GAAAGGCATCATGCGAAAACGGTGGGAGAAATCAAGCAGTTTGTTTCACAGCTGCCCCACATGCAGGCGGCCAGGAGCTCCTTAGCTAACCATACTTCGATTGCGGAGCTCATCAAGGATATCACAA CATCAGAAGATTTCTTTGATAACTTAACAGTGGAGCAAGAGTTTATGTCAGGAATAGACACTGATAAG gTCAACACTTTCATTGAAGACTGCATTGCTCAGAAGCATCCTTTGATCAAGATTTTGAGGCTGGTTTGCCTGCAATCAGTCTGCAACAGTGGATTGAAGCAGAAGGTCCTGGATTATTATAAGAGAGAGATTCTCCAG ACTTATGGCTATGAGCACATATTAACTCTAAACAATCTAGAAAAAGCGGGTCTTTTGAAAGCCCAGTTGTGTAGTCGAAACAACTACCCCACAATTCGGAAGACTCTCCGCTTGTGGATGGATGATGTCAATGAACAG AATCCCAACGACATTTCCTATGTGTACAGTGGTTACGCGCCTCTGAGTGTGCGCCTGGCGCAACTGTTGGCCCGCCCGGGATGGAGGAGCATAGAAGAGGTTCTCAAGATGCTCCCTGGCCCACACTTCGAAGAGAGGCAGCAGCTCCCGACAGGGCTTCAGAAAAAGC GTCAGCACGGAGAAAACCGAGTCACTCTCGTCTTCTTCTTGGGCGGTGTGACATACGCGGAAATAGCGGCCCTCCGTTTTTTGTCGCAAATGGAAGACGGGGGCACCGAATACGTGATCGCAACGACTAAACTCATCAACGGAACAAGCTGgatcaagtccttgatggagaagCTAGAGCCGCCACCTTTTTAG